A section of the Polynucleobacter sp. AP-Sving-400A-A2 genome encodes:
- a CDS encoding CoA ester lyase, with protein MNPLDTPIGFSSTFLFVPGTRPERFTKALDSGADGVIIDLEDAVAHEDKESARAAIRAAWPSFTAEQKKRLIIRSNSPGSHFYAADLILIQELDAACLLIPKSESLDQINGAAQILPNTAIIPMIETAIGLDRLNEIANSEQVLRLALGNIDLQADLGMVCDAQETELQTARFQIVLASRLAQIAPPIDGVTPSTDNIERITDDAERAKRMGFGGKLCIHPKQISLVKDSFMPTAAEVSWAHRVIEADKASKGGAVKLDGRMIDRPVVLLAQRTLAIAGKP; from the coding sequence ATGAATCCACTTGATACACCTATCGGCTTTAGCAGCACTTTCTTATTCGTTCCGGGGACGCGCCCAGAGCGATTTACTAAAGCACTCGATAGTGGTGCTGATGGTGTCATCATCGACTTAGAGGATGCAGTTGCCCATGAAGATAAAGAATCTGCACGTGCAGCAATACGTGCAGCTTGGCCTTCATTCACCGCAGAACAAAAAAAGCGTCTGATCATTCGCTCGAATTCTCCTGGCAGTCATTTTTATGCGGCAGACCTCATCTTGATCCAAGAGTTAGATGCCGCTTGCTTACTCATTCCCAAAAGTGAGTCTCTCGATCAAATCAATGGCGCAGCACAAATCCTTCCAAACACAGCCATCATTCCCATGATTGAGACTGCCATCGGTCTTGATCGCCTCAATGAAATTGCAAACTCTGAACAAGTCTTGCGCCTAGCATTAGGCAACATCGATTTGCAGGCAGACTTAGGTATGGTCTGCGACGCACAAGAAACTGAACTACAAACAGCGCGCTTTCAGATTGTGTTGGCCTCACGCTTAGCCCAAATTGCCCCCCCAATAGATGGGGTTACTCCTTCTACTGACAATATTGAGCGCATCACGGATGATGCCGAGCGCGCCAAAAGAATGGGTTTTGGTGGCAAGCTGTGTATTCACCCAAAGCAGATTTCTCTGGTGAAGGATTCCTTTATGCCTACTGCTGCAGAGGTTTCTTGGGCTCATCGGGTCATCGAGGCTGACAAGGCATCTAAGGGAGGCGCAGTGAAATTAGATGGCCGCATGATTGACCGTCCAGTTGTTCTACTGGCCCAAAGAACTCTAGCGATTGCTGGTAAACCCTAA
- a CDS encoding MmgE/PrpD family protein, with amino-acid sequence MTTPHLSKALATFAAELKIGDIPQEVIARTEDLLVDWFGSAIAGKGSRPVETMTQFAQNMGGFNAANPGSAEILISRKSSSPFLATLANAAASHVAEQDDVHNGSVFHPGTVVFPAALATAQTIGASGEDLLVAAVAGYEVGIRVGEFLGRSHYKTFHTTGTAGTLAAAAAVGHLLKLNSTQMLHAFGSAGTQSAGLWEFLRDAADSKQLHTAHAASAGLMSAYLAQSGFTGAEHILEGKQGLAAGMSSDADPSKLIDRLGSRWTIAETSFKYHASCRHTHPAADALLQVMLAHQLKPSDIAKVETLVHQGAIDVLGPVTDPATVHQSKFSMGTVLALIAHYQFAGLQEFDQHFHDQAICAFRDRVTMVLDPEVDGAYPQRWIGKVKVHLNSGEVLEGRVDEPKGDPGNTLSRAEITDKAMRLAVFSGGASPTEMSAAIERLWNIRKQSKIGLLIS; translated from the coding sequence ATGACTACTCCACACTTATCTAAAGCCTTAGCGACATTTGCTGCTGAATTAAAGATTGGCGACATTCCACAAGAGGTAATTGCACGCACTGAAGATTTACTGGTGGATTGGTTTGGCTCTGCCATTGCTGGCAAAGGTTCACGCCCAGTAGAAACGATGACGCAGTTTGCGCAAAACATGGGTGGCTTTAATGCCGCCAATCCCGGTTCCGCTGAAATTCTGATTAGCCGCAAGAGCTCGAGCCCTTTTTTGGCGACACTCGCTAATGCCGCAGCATCACATGTAGCCGAGCAAGATGATGTTCACAATGGCTCTGTCTTTCATCCAGGCACCGTAGTGTTTCCTGCAGCATTGGCAACGGCGCAAACGATTGGTGCATCAGGCGAAGATCTTCTGGTAGCTGCTGTTGCTGGCTATGAAGTCGGCATTCGGGTTGGAGAATTTCTAGGTCGCTCACACTACAAAACATTTCACACTACTGGTACTGCCGGCACCTTGGCTGCTGCCGCTGCAGTAGGTCACCTTCTCAAACTAAACTCCACTCAAATGCTGCACGCCTTCGGTTCAGCCGGCACCCAATCCGCTGGCCTTTGGGAATTTCTGCGCGATGCCGCTGACTCTAAACAATTACATACTGCACACGCTGCCTCTGCTGGTTTGATGTCGGCCTATCTGGCGCAATCAGGCTTTACTGGTGCCGAGCATATTTTGGAAGGCAAACAAGGTTTAGCGGCTGGCATGTCAAGCGATGCAGATCCTAGCAAGTTGATTGATCGATTAGGTAGCCGCTGGACTATTGCTGAGACAAGCTTCAAATATCACGCCTCATGCCGTCACACTCACCCTGCCGCAGATGCCTTGTTACAAGTGATGTTGGCACATCAGCTCAAGCCTAGCGATATCGCTAAAGTAGAAACTTTAGTTCATCAGGGTGCAATCGATGTGCTTGGTCCAGTGACTGATCCCGCGACTGTGCACCAATCGAAGTTCTCCATGGGAACTGTATTAGCCTTAATTGCTCACTATCAATTTGCAGGCTTGCAAGAATTTGATCAACACTTTCATGATCAAGCCATTTGCGCATTCCGTGATCGCGTCACTATGGTGCTGGATCCTGAAGTGGATGGCGCCTACCCTCAGCGCTGGATTGGCAAAGTCAAGGTCCATTTAAACAGTGGTGAAGTTTTAGAAGGTCGCGTAGACGAACCCAAAGGTGATCCCGGTAATACTCTGAGTCGCGCTGAAATTACCGATAAGGCTATGCGCCTTGCTGTATTTAGTGGCGGCGCAAGCCCAACTGAGATGAGCGCCGCTATTGAGCGCTTGTGGAATATCCGCAAGCAGTCCAAGATAGGCCTGTTGATCTCCTAA
- the chrA gene encoding chromate efflux transporter, whose amino-acid sequence MSVPLREALKFWAKLGFISFGGPAGQIAVLHQELVEKRRWISERRFLHALNYCMLLPGPEAQQLVTYIGWLMHRTWGGVLAGTLFVLPSLFILIGLSWVYLTFGQVPWIAAIFFGIKPAVTAIVLHAAVRIGKRTLHNQTLRWIAIGSFLAIFVFNLAFPIIVIFAALIGAWGGKRYPEYFQQTAAHDKSTEAHPPAVIDDHTPTPDHAQFSKKKLALHSSVVLALWLIPFIALVLIFGWKTLYPQIAWFFTKAAFLTFGGAYAVLPYVYQGAVDQFHWLSAGQMMDGLALGETTPGPLIMVVAFVGYLAGHIQHLIGNSNPFWFGVLGACVATWFTFLPSFFLVLVGGPLIESTHGKLSFTAPLTAISAAVVGVIANLGLFFAYHVFFPHGLGGSISWISMVITLFAGIALFRYQKGVISVLIGSALAGLLSYLLTTLLI is encoded by the coding sequence TTGAGCGTTCCACTGCGCGAGGCCCTGAAGTTTTGGGCCAAGCTGGGCTTTATTAGTTTTGGTGGGCCCGCAGGACAGATAGCCGTCCTACATCAAGAGCTTGTTGAGAAGCGTCGCTGGATTTCTGAGCGGCGTTTTTTACATGCGCTCAACTATTGCATGTTGTTGCCTGGACCCGAGGCACAGCAGCTAGTCACTTATATCGGCTGGCTGATGCATCGTACTTGGGGTGGTGTTTTAGCAGGCACCCTCTTTGTTCTGCCTTCCCTCTTTATATTGATAGGCCTATCTTGGGTCTACCTCACCTTTGGGCAAGTGCCCTGGATTGCAGCCATCTTTTTTGGCATCAAACCTGCAGTCACTGCCATCGTCCTTCATGCAGCAGTTCGCATTGGTAAACGCACGCTCCACAATCAAACACTCCGTTGGATTGCAATCGGATCCTTTCTAGCGATCTTTGTTTTTAATTTGGCTTTCCCGATCATCGTTATCTTTGCTGCATTGATCGGCGCCTGGGGAGGCAAACGCTACCCAGAATATTTTCAGCAAACTGCCGCTCACGATAAATCAACAGAGGCACACCCTCCCGCAGTAATTGATGATCACACCCCCACTCCAGACCATGCTCAGTTTTCCAAAAAGAAACTGGCGCTACATAGTTCAGTTGTTCTCGCGCTCTGGTTAATTCCGTTTATTGCCCTTGTTCTGATCTTTGGCTGGAAAACGCTATACCCACAAATTGCTTGGTTCTTTACTAAAGCCGCCTTCCTCACCTTTGGTGGCGCTTACGCAGTTCTGCCCTACGTGTACCAAGGTGCAGTAGATCAATTCCATTGGCTTAGCGCAGGTCAGATGATGGATGGTTTAGCGCTTGGAGAAACCACTCCAGGACCGCTCATCATGGTGGTGGCTTTTGTTGGATATCTGGCTGGCCATATTCAACATCTGATTGGAAATAGCAATCCGTTTTGGTTTGGCGTGCTTGGGGCTTGTGTTGCCACCTGGTTTACTTTTTTACCTTCTTTTTTCCTGGTACTGGTCGGTGGTCCGCTCATCGAATCTACCCATGGCAAGCTGAGTTTTACTGCACCCCTGACTGCCATCTCTGCAGCAGTGGTCGGCGTCATCGCTAATTTAGGCCTGTTCTTTGCATATCACGTCTTTTTTCCGCATGGCCTTGGTGGTTCAATCTCATGGATTTCGATGGTGATCACCTTGTTTGCAGGCATAGCTCTCTTTAGGTACCAAAAAGGAGTGATTAGTGTGTTGATCGGTTCAGCCCTAGCTGGGCTTCTGAGTTATTTACTGACTACTTTATTGATCTAG
- a CDS encoding extracellular solute-binding protein: MPTLNPIRQIAHFLLLAMLVGLGANVAQAAQGISQYGKPKYAEGFTHFDYVNPHAPRGGTLTLPNPGQRTSFDKFNPFTLRGVTAPGIELMFESLAEGSADEVSSIYGLLAEDIAVAQDHKSVTFRIRPEAKFSDGSPVLAADVKHSFDVLMSGKAHPRYRTTFADIKEAVVLSDRAVRFDFKNNNTELPILAGTLPIFSRNWGKNPDGTIIPFEKIAFETPLGSGPYLIESFKAGKSIVFKRNPQYWADQLSKPLNVRVGFYNFDRVLYKLYSDDAVRLEAFKAGEFDAIVEYRAKIWAKGYVGSKFDNGTLLRKVFLNNNGAGMQGFAMNLRRPIFKDARVREALGYALDFEWLNRQIFYDQYSRINSYFQNSDLSANFDGPRKPTEAELKLLRPLKTKYPQWVPDAVFDPMPPAPSTKSPDSLRQNLKKARELLMHAGWQYRDGALRNEKGEPFRFEMVENGGFFLRVISAYVRNLEKLGVQVDIRTSDFALHQKRMNEFDFDMTTVRFPDSQNPGNELWDRFGSQAAKEKGSDNVIGIQSPVVDALIQEITKAQNREELRAATRALDRVLWNSYYVIPQWYNPTHRVAYRKEMRYPEPPLYYSAEPWIMQNWWKEEAK; encoded by the coding sequence ATGCCCACCCTAAACCCCATTCGCCAAATAGCCCATTTCTTGCTACTAGCCATGCTAGTGGGGCTTGGGGCCAATGTAGCGCAGGCAGCTCAAGGGATTTCCCAGTACGGCAAGCCTAAATATGCCGAAGGATTCACCCATTTTGATTACGTGAATCCTCATGCCCCTAGGGGAGGTACCCTCACTTTACCCAACCCAGGACAAAGAACCAGTTTTGATAAGTTCAATCCTTTTACTCTGCGGGGTGTAACGGCGCCCGGAATTGAATTGATGTTTGAATCTTTGGCCGAGGGAAGTGCTGATGAGGTATCAAGCATTTATGGTTTGCTAGCTGAAGATATTGCCGTTGCTCAAGACCATAAGTCGGTAACGTTTCGTATTCGTCCTGAAGCAAAGTTTTCTGATGGTAGCCCAGTCTTAGCTGCAGATGTGAAACATAGCTTTGATGTATTGATGAGTGGTAAAGCACATCCACGCTATAGAACTACCTTCGCAGATATTAAAGAAGCGGTTGTGTTATCCGATCGAGCAGTGCGTTTTGATTTCAAAAACAACAACACAGAGTTACCTATTTTGGCGGGAACGCTCCCTATCTTTTCTCGTAACTGGGGAAAGAATCCGGACGGTACGATCATTCCTTTTGAGAAGATTGCCTTTGAAACACCATTGGGTAGTGGGCCCTACCTGATTGAATCCTTTAAAGCTGGTAAATCCATTGTCTTTAAGCGAAACCCGCAATATTGGGCCGATCAATTAAGTAAGCCTTTAAATGTCCGCGTTGGTTTTTATAACTTTGATCGCGTGCTTTACAAGCTCTATAGTGATGATGCTGTTCGTTTAGAGGCCTTCAAAGCGGGGGAGTTCGACGCAATCGTTGAATACCGCGCCAAAATTTGGGCTAAAGGTTATGTGGGTTCCAAGTTTGATAACGGCACCCTATTGAGGAAGGTATTCCTCAATAACAACGGGGCAGGGATGCAGGGTTTTGCGATGAATCTTCGTCGCCCAATCTTCAAGGATGCTCGAGTACGTGAAGCTTTAGGTTACGCTTTAGATTTTGAATGGCTCAATCGCCAAATTTTTTATGATCAATACAGTCGTATCAATAGCTATTTTCAGAATAGCGATCTGAGTGCGAATTTTGATGGACCGCGTAAGCCCACAGAGGCGGAACTAAAACTACTAAGACCATTAAAAACAAAGTACCCACAATGGGTACCTGATGCAGTCTTTGATCCAATGCCCCCAGCCCCATCCACCAAGTCGCCAGATAGCCTACGTCAGAATTTAAAGAAAGCCCGCGAACTATTGATGCATGCTGGCTGGCAGTATCGCGATGGCGCATTACGTAATGAAAAGGGTGAGCCATTTCGTTTTGAGATGGTGGAAAATGGCGGATTCTTTCTGAGGGTGATTTCTGCTTATGTGCGTAATTTAGAGAAGTTGGGGGTTCAGGTAGATATTCGAACTAGCGACTTCGCTCTACATCAAAAGCGGATGAATGAATTTGATTTTGATATGACAACAGTTCGTTTCCCAGATTCGCAAAATCCTGGAAATGAATTATGGGATCGCTTTGGTAGTCAGGCTGCCAAAGAAAAAGGATCGGATAATGTCATTGGTATTCAGTCACCAGTGGTGGATGCGTTGATTCAGGAAATTACTAAAGCGCAAAATCGCGAGGAGTTGCGTGCCGCCACGAGAGCCTTAGATCGCGTACTCTGGAATAGTTATTACGTCATTCCACAGTGGTACAACCCAACGCACCGGGTTGCCTATCGCAAAGAGATGCGCTATCCAGAGCCTCCCTTGTACTACTCAGCGGAGCCTTGGATTATGCAAAACTGGTGGAAAGAGGAGGCTAAATAA
- a CDS encoding MaoC family dehydratase N-terminal domain-containing protein, which translates to MELMRIEPQTITHLQEWLGKTETLQDIVTAAPVRALSATLDRPDAAPVTGTFLPELWHWLYFLPCALQSEIGPDGHPKRGGFLPPVPLPRRMWAGSRIKWLTPLAVGDEIERVSKIESVTHKAGRTGDLIFVLVKHTISNQHGLALVEEHDIVYRDAPGPDDKPAAPTPAPTGASWSKTITPDDVLLFRYSALTFNGHRIHYDRKYVTEVEGYPGLIVHGPLIATLLVDLVRQSIPACKLKSFEFRAIRPTFDINVFKVSAKPDLEKDPSGKTLSIWAEDHEGWLTMQATAVLA; encoded by the coding sequence ATGGAACTTATGCGAATTGAACCCCAAACTATTACCCATCTCCAAGAATGGCTCGGGAAAACTGAGACCCTTCAAGACATCGTCACTGCAGCACCTGTTAGAGCTTTATCAGCAACACTCGATCGACCTGATGCTGCGCCCGTTACCGGAACCTTTTTACCAGAGCTATGGCATTGGCTCTATTTTTTACCTTGCGCTCTTCAATCAGAAATCGGCCCCGATGGCCATCCTAAGCGTGGCGGCTTTCTGCCCCCCGTACCATTGCCGCGTCGCATGTGGGCTGGTAGTCGGATTAAATGGTTAACCCCTTTGGCAGTTGGCGATGAAATCGAGCGCGTCTCCAAAATTGAATCCGTTACACACAAAGCGGGTCGCACTGGTGACCTCATCTTTGTATTGGTGAAACATACCATCTCTAATCAACATGGCTTGGCTTTAGTTGAAGAGCATGACATTGTGTATCGCGATGCTCCCGGACCAGACGATAAGCCAGCAGCACCAACACCAGCTCCTACGGGAGCCTCTTGGTCTAAAACAATTACTCCTGATGATGTTTTATTGTTTCGTTATTCAGCACTGACATTTAATGGTCATCGCATTCATTACGATCGCAAATACGTTACTGAAGTTGAGGGCTATCCCGGCTTAATTGTTCACGGCCCTTTAATTGCGACTTTGTTAGTGGATCTTGTGCGTCAGAGTATTCCAGCCTGCAAGTTAAAGAGTTTTGAGTTCCGCGCCATACGCCCTACTTTTGATATCAATGTATTTAAAGTGAGTGCTAAGCCTGATTTAGAGAAAGATCCTTCTGGAAAAACGCTCTCCATTTGGGCCGAAGATCATGAAGGCTGGCTCACCATGCAAGCGACCGCAGTTTTAGCTTAG
- the fabI gene encoding enoyl-ACP reductase FabI: MGFLSGKKILITGLLSNRSIAYGIAKACYREGAELAFTYVGERFKDRIVDFAKEFNTELIFDCDVGSDEQISALFKDLAKSWPQFDGFVHAIGFAPREAIAGDFLEGLSREGFKIAHDISAYSFPAMAKEALPMLRDKSSLLTLTYLGSLRNVPNYNTMGLAKASLEASVRYIAGSVGPKGIRANGISAGPIKTLAAAGIKGFGKILEAVEQTAPMRRNVTIDDVGNTAAFLLSDLANGITAEIIYVDNGFSQVVGGMEEV, from the coding sequence ATGGGCTTTCTCTCCGGCAAAAAAATCCTGATTACCGGGCTTCTCTCTAACCGCTCTATTGCCTATGGTATTGCCAAGGCATGCTACCGCGAAGGGGCTGAACTGGCCTTTACCTACGTTGGTGAACGCTTTAAAGACCGCATTGTCGATTTCGCCAAAGAATTCAATACCGAACTAATTTTTGACTGCGACGTTGGCAGCGATGAGCAAATTTCCGCCCTTTTTAAGGATTTGGCTAAGAGTTGGCCGCAATTTGATGGCTTTGTCCATGCGATTGGCTTTGCACCACGTGAAGCGATTGCTGGAGACTTTTTAGAAGGTCTTTCTCGCGAAGGCTTCAAAATCGCTCATGACATCTCGGCTTACAGCTTCCCGGCGATGGCAAAAGAAGCTTTGCCCATGTTGCGCGACAAATCTTCCTTATTGACACTCACTTACCTCGGCAGCTTACGCAACGTTCCCAACTACAACACCATGGGACTTGCTAAGGCCTCACTTGAAGCCTCGGTACGCTACATCGCTGGCTCAGTTGGACCTAAAGGCATTCGCGCTAATGGAATCTCTGCTGGCCCGATTAAAACTCTAGCTGCTGCTGGCATCAAAGGTTTCGGCAAGATTTTGGAAGCAGTTGAACAAACTGCTCCCATGCGTCGCAATGTCACAATTGATGATGTTGGAAATACCGCGGCTTTCCTATTGTCTGATTTAGCAAACGGCATCACTGCCGAAATCATTTATGTCGATAACGGTTTTAGCCAAGTGGTTGGTGGAATGGAAGAAGTTTGA
- a CDS encoding ABC transporter permease gives MSRWYRFKNSRMGYASLWIFMILFGLSMGAELIANDKPWIVRYEGKFYFPIVKSQPERVFGGDFATPTDFLDPDIRHNITSNGNWAIYPPIPYSYETLNYFSKAPNPAPPSFDNWLGTDDRGRDVLSRLIYGFRLSILFGLALTIVGVSVGIITGSLMGFFGGKFDLVSQRLIEIWSAMPELYLLIIFASIFNPSIWLLIILLAAFGWMGLSDYVRAEFFRNRALEYVRAARALGLTNLQIMRRHILPNSLTPVITFLPFRMSAAILSLTSLDFLGLGVPPGTPSLGELLSQGKSNLDAWWISLSTFIVLVATLLLLTFMGEALRDAFDSRKSGAMSGGRS, from the coding sequence ATGAGTCGCTGGTATCGATTCAAAAACAGTCGCATGGGTTATGCCAGCCTTTGGATTTTTATGATTCTATTTGGTCTCTCCATGGGCGCTGAGCTGATTGCAAATGACAAACCTTGGATAGTGCGCTATGAAGGAAAATTTTATTTCCCAATTGTGAAGTCACAGCCTGAGCGCGTTTTTGGCGGTGACTTTGCGACGCCAACCGATTTTTTAGATCCGGACATTCGTCACAACATCACCAGCAATGGTAATTGGGCAATTTATCCACCGATTCCTTATAGCTATGAGACGCTCAATTACTTCTCAAAAGCACCTAATCCTGCACCACCATCGTTTGATAACTGGTTGGGCACTGATGATCGTGGGCGCGATGTCTTATCTCGTTTGATTTATGGCTTTCGCCTATCGATTTTGTTTGGCTTAGCGCTCACCATCGTCGGCGTCAGCGTGGGCATCATCACCGGTTCTTTAATGGGATTCTTTGGTGGAAAGTTTGATCTGGTGTCTCAGCGCTTGATTGAGATTTGGTCGGCGATGCCAGAGTTATATCTACTCATCATTTTTGCCTCCATCTTTAATCCAAGCATTTGGCTCTTAATTATTCTGCTGGCAGCATTTGGTTGGATGGGTTTATCTGACTATGTGCGTGCAGAGTTCTTCCGTAACCGCGCTCTGGAATACGTTCGTGCAGCCCGAGCATTGGGATTGACCAATCTTCAAATCATGCGCCGTCATATCCTGCCAAATAGTTTGACGCCCGTTATTACCTTTCTTCCCTTCAGAATGAGTGCAGCGATCTTGTCGCTCACTAGTTTAGATTTCCTGGGTTTAGGTGTGCCACCAGGAACGCCGAGTCTTGGTGAATTACTCTCCCAAGGAAAAAGTAATTTAGATGCGTGGTGGATTTCACTATCGACCTTTATTGTTTTGGTTGCTACCTTACTCTTGCTCACTTTTATGGGTGAGGCCTTACGCGATGCCTTTGATTCTCGTAAGTCAGGCGCAATGAGTGGGGGTCGCTCATGA
- a CDS encoding microcin C ABC transporter permease YejB, translating to MRAYIFKRLLLMIPTLLGVLTLTFAVVQFVPGGPVEQMVLELKGKGAGATGGSESSGAGATYRGRQGVDAQRLEEVKALYGFDKPPVERYFMMLGRFARFDLGQSYYQHESVWGLVVSKLPVSISIGLWTFFITYLVSIPLGIAKAVRDGSRFDAVTSSFILVGYAIPGFVLGVLLLVLFGGGSFLQIFPLRGLTSDNWSELSMMGKVLDYLWHLVLPITASVLGSFAVITMLTKNSFLEEIRKQYVLTARAKGLTEKQVLWKHVFRNALLPLVTGFPAAFIGAFFTGSLLIETLFSLDGLGLLSYESVMRRDYPVVFGTLYLFTLIGLFTKLISDLCYVYIDPRIQFGAGGGS from the coding sequence ATGCGCGCCTATATCTTTAAACGCCTACTGTTAATGATCCCAACCTTATTGGGTGTACTGACCTTGACCTTTGCAGTCGTGCAATTTGTACCCGGCGGCCCAGTGGAGCAGATGGTCTTGGAACTAAAGGGTAAGGGTGCTGGAGCAACCGGTGGATCAGAGTCATCGGGTGCTGGAGCAACCTATCGCGGGCGTCAAGGTGTTGATGCGCAACGCTTGGAAGAGGTTAAAGCGCTCTACGGATTTGATAAGCCGCCAGTAGAGCGTTATTTCATGATGTTGGGGCGTTTTGCCAGATTCGATTTAGGTCAAAGCTATTACCAGCACGAAAGTGTTTGGGGCTTAGTAGTTTCTAAGCTACCTGTATCGATCAGTATCGGTCTATGGACCTTCTTTATTACTTACCTGGTATCCATTCCTTTGGGCATTGCCAAAGCAGTGCGCGATGGCTCTCGCTTTGATGCAGTTACTAGTAGCTTTATCTTGGTCGGTTATGCCATTCCGGGATTTGTATTGGGAGTACTCCTTCTTGTCCTCTTTGGTGGCGGCAGTTTTTTGCAAATCTTTCCATTACGCGGACTGACTTCAGATAACTGGAGTGAGCTCAGCATGATGGGCAAGGTGTTGGACTATTTATGGCATTTAGTTTTGCCGATCACCGCTTCTGTTTTAGGTAGCTTTGCAGTCATCACGATGCTGACGAAGAACTCCTTTTTAGAAGAGATCCGCAAACAGTATGTATTGACTGCGAGAGCTAAAGGCCTCACCGAAAAACAAGTGCTGTGGAAGCATGTATTCCGCAATGCGCTCCTTCCTTTGGTGACTGGATTTCCAGCAGCATTTATTGGCGCTTTCTTTACAGGATCATTACTGATCGAAACCCTATTTTCTTTAGATGGACTGGGTTTACTTTCTTACGAGTCTGTCATGCGACGTGACTACCCAGTAGTTTTCGGAACGCTTTATCTTTTCACGCTGATTGGTTTGTTTACAAAGTTGATTTCGGATCTTTGCTATGTCTATATTGACCCGCGCATCCAGTTTGGTGCGGGAGGTGGCTCATGA